One window of Corynebacterium sp. P3-F1 genomic DNA carries:
- the betT gene encoding choline BCCT transporter BetT: MSTDASRARTSAPDRAVKTSKNSKSDNASGREDFAAESFHNEAHEELDAKGYARVNKPVFIASGILIVGFVLWSAIFPDQAETVIFGSMDWIGRTFGWYYVLTAALIVVFVLSVALSKFGDIRLGPDHSRPQFSLFTWASMLFAAGIGVDLMFFAVSGPATNFLTPPDNTPLSDEAARMAPVWTIFHYGIPGWSMYALMGVALGLAAYRYHLPLSIRSALAPLFGKRIKGAAGDTVDVVATIGTIFGIGTSLGIGVVFLNYGLSALFDIPNNITVWTALIVVSVTIATISAVSGVDKGIRRLSELNVFLALGLLLYILLAGDTAQLLKQLVQNAGDSIARLPSMLFATFGYSAGAPDYPADQWLQDWTVFFWAWWIAWAPFVGLFLTRISRGRTLREFIIGVLIVPPGFILLFISIFSNSALAHFQAGDDAFLNEAVEVPESGFFNLLSQYPGATFLIGLAVIVGLLFYVTSADSGSLVMANMTSYATRGDTDGAPWLRIFWAVVIGALTLAMLLVDGVYTLQAATVLIGLPFSVVMYLLMASVLKVLRAEKRAMNSHELTMASRSMSGSSTGDDGCDWKERLARRVYFPTRDDAVEFMENVAGPAVREVAAELEKLGTEIQLTESVNEETHLPFIDLTMGFTDHDEFKYQLVPLAYEVPSYATNAAEGQEYFYRVEVFNARGTRGHNVIGYTHDQVIQDVISFFDRHLVYMDMADEASGHVIADSSVPAPTKWDDAGANIDVAENTES, from the coding sequence TTGAGCACCGACGCATCACGCGCTCGCACTTCTGCCCCTGACAGAGCAGTGAAAACGTCAAAGAACTCAAAATCGGACAACGCCTCGGGCCGTGAGGACTTCGCAGCGGAGAGCTTCCACAATGAGGCCCACGAGGAGTTGGACGCGAAAGGCTACGCCCGCGTCAACAAACCGGTCTTCATCGCATCCGGCATTTTGATCGTCGGATTCGTGCTCTGGTCGGCGATCTTCCCTGACCAGGCCGAAACGGTCATCTTCGGCTCCATGGACTGGATCGGCCGCACATTCGGCTGGTACTACGTCCTCACCGCAGCACTCATCGTGGTCTTCGTGCTGTCGGTGGCGCTGAGCAAATTCGGCGACATCCGGCTCGGCCCCGACCACTCGCGTCCACAGTTCAGCCTGTTCACCTGGGCGTCGATGCTGTTCGCCGCCGGCATCGGTGTGGACCTGATGTTCTTCGCCGTCTCCGGCCCGGCCACGAACTTCCTCACTCCCCCAGATAACACACCGCTTTCCGACGAAGCCGCGCGCATGGCGCCAGTCTGGACCATTTTCCACTACGGCATTCCCGGCTGGTCGATGTACGCGCTCATGGGTGTCGCTCTGGGACTCGCCGCCTACCGCTACCACCTACCCCTGTCCATCCGCTCGGCGCTCGCCCCTCTGTTCGGTAAACGCATCAAAGGTGCGGCCGGAGACACCGTCGATGTCGTGGCCACGATCGGCACCATCTTCGGTATCGGCACATCGCTAGGCATCGGCGTGGTCTTCCTCAACTACGGCCTGAGCGCACTGTTCGATATTCCGAACAACATCACTGTCTGGACCGCGCTCATTGTCGTGTCGGTGACGATCGCGACGATTTCGGCCGTCTCAGGCGTCGATAAGGGCATTCGACGTCTGTCGGAACTCAACGTGTTCCTTGCCCTGGGGCTATTGCTCTACATCCTGCTAGCCGGCGATACCGCCCAACTGCTCAAGCAGCTCGTGCAAAACGCCGGCGACTCCATTGCACGTCTGCCCTCGATGCTGTTCGCCACCTTCGGCTACTCCGCCGGCGCCCCGGACTACCCGGCCGACCAATGGCTGCAGGACTGGACCGTCTTCTTCTGGGCCTGGTGGATTGCCTGGGCGCCGTTCGTCGGGCTGTTCCTCACCCGCATCTCCCGCGGACGTACGCTGCGCGAATTCATCATCGGCGTGCTCATCGTCCCGCCGGGATTCATCCTGTTGTTCATCTCTATCTTCTCCAACTCCGCCCTGGCGCACTTCCAGGCGGGCGACGATGCCTTCCTCAATGAAGCAGTGGAGGTCCCAGAATCCGGCTTCTTCAACCTGCTGTCCCAGTACCCGGGCGCAACCTTCCTCATCGGTCTCGCCGTCATCGTCGGCCTGCTGTTCTACGTCACCTCCGCCGATTCCGGTTCTCTGGTGATGGCCAACATGACCTCCTACGCCACCCGCGGCGACACCGACGGCGCACCCTGGCTGCGCATCTTCTGGGCCGTGGTCATCGGTGCGCTGACGCTGGCCATGCTGCTTGTCGACGGCGTGTACACGCTCCAAGCCGCAACCGTCCTCATCGGTTTGCCGTTCTCCGTTGTGATGTACCTGCTCATGGCATCAGTGCTGAAGGTCCTGCGTGCAGAGAAACGCGCTATGAACTCGCATGAACTCACGATGGCTTCACGCTCCATGTCCGGCTCCTCCACCGGTGACGACGGGTGCGACTGGAAGGAACGCCTCGCCCGCCGCGTCTACTTCCCCACACGCGACGACGCCGTTGAGTTCATGGAGAACGTGGCCGGCCCAGCAGTGCGCGAAGTCGCTGCGGAACTCGAGAAACTCGGCACCGAAATCCAGCTCACTGAAAGCGTCAACGAGGAGACTCACCTGCCGTTCATCGACCTGACCATGGGGTTCACCGACCACGACGAGTTCAAATACCAGCTCGTACCGCTGGCTTACGAGGTGCCCAGCTACGCCACCAACGCGGCAGAAGGTCAAGAGTATTTCTATCGCGTCGAAGTGTTCAACGCCCGCGGCACCCGCGGCCACAACGTCATCGGCTACACCCACGATCAGGTGATTCAGGACGTGATCAGCTTCTTCGACCGTCACCTCGTGTACATGGATATGGCCGACGAAGCCAGCGGTCACGTCATCGCCGATTCCTCCGTTCCCGCTCCCACGAAATGGGACGACGCAGGTGCGAATATCGATGTGGCTGAGAACACGGAGAGCTGA
- a CDS encoding acetyl/propionyl/methylcrotonyl-CoA carboxylase subunit alpha produces MSTEQEALLEVTSTLTISKVLIANRGEIAVRVIRAAKDAGIASVAVYAEPDTDSPFVELADEAFALGGNTAADSYLSFDKIIEAAKASGADAIHPGYGFLSENADFAQRVIDEGLTWIGPSPDAIARLGDKVEARRIAEKVSAPMAPGTKEPVNSADEVVAFAEEHGLPVAIKAAYGGGGRGMKVAHTMDEIPELFDSATREAVTSFGRGECFVERYLDRARHVEAQVLADAHGHAIVAGTRDCTLQRRFQKLVEEAPAPFLTDAQREAIHSSAKAIVKEAGYQGAGTVEYLVSPADEQHPEGIISFLEVNTRLQVEHPVTEETAGIDLVREQFRIASGLPLRLSTDPTPRGHAIEFRINGEDPGMNFMPAPGTITRYVEPSGTGVRVDSGVRAGNVIGGQFDSMLAKLIVTGETRAEAIQRARRALDEYVVDGLPTVIPFHQAVLKDPAFVGDENGFRVYTRWIEEEFTADIPAYQDNDEEGDEPTANRTYAVEIDGRRIEVALPASLVIGNGAKRKSKKRRSAGAALSGDAVPAPMQGTVVKVNVSEGDAVSEGDILLVLEAMKMENPVKAHKAGTVKGLAVEQGEQVNKTAVLLEIR; encoded by the coding sequence TTGTCCACCGAGCAGGAAGCGTTGTTGGAAGTGACCTCAACTTTGACTATTTCCAAAGTCCTCATTGCTAATCGCGGCGAGATCGCCGTGCGCGTCATCCGCGCCGCGAAGGACGCTGGCATCGCGTCAGTGGCGGTCTACGCTGAGCCGGACACGGACAGTCCGTTTGTTGAGCTCGCCGACGAGGCATTCGCCCTGGGCGGTAATACGGCCGCGGATTCTTACCTGAGCTTCGACAAGATCATCGAAGCCGCGAAGGCCTCCGGCGCGGACGCGATCCACCCCGGCTACGGTTTTCTGTCAGAGAACGCCGACTTCGCCCAACGCGTTATCGACGAAGGCTTGACCTGGATCGGCCCGTCGCCCGACGCCATCGCCCGGTTAGGCGACAAGGTTGAGGCGCGCCGCATCGCGGAGAAAGTCTCCGCCCCGATGGCACCGGGAACGAAGGAGCCGGTAAACAGTGCGGACGAGGTCGTCGCATTCGCCGAGGAGCACGGCCTGCCGGTGGCTATCAAGGCCGCATACGGCGGTGGCGGCCGCGGCATGAAGGTCGCCCACACCATGGACGAGATTCCGGAGCTGTTCGATTCGGCGACACGCGAGGCCGTCACCTCCTTCGGCCGCGGCGAATGCTTTGTGGAGCGCTACCTCGACCGCGCCCGCCACGTGGAAGCGCAGGTGCTTGCCGACGCCCACGGCCACGCCATCGTCGCCGGAACCCGTGACTGCACCCTGCAGCGCCGCTTCCAGAAACTGGTGGAGGAAGCTCCAGCCCCGTTCTTGACCGACGCGCAGCGCGAGGCCATCCACTCCTCGGCCAAGGCGATCGTGAAGGAAGCCGGTTACCAAGGTGCCGGTACCGTAGAGTACCTGGTCAGCCCGGCCGACGAACAGCACCCGGAAGGCATCATCTCCTTCCTCGAGGTGAACACCCGCCTGCAGGTGGAACACCCGGTCACCGAGGAAACAGCAGGCATCGACCTGGTGCGCGAGCAATTCCGCATCGCCTCGGGCCTGCCGCTGCGGCTGAGCACCGACCCCACCCCGCGCGGCCACGCCATCGAGTTCCGCATCAACGGCGAAGACCCCGGCATGAACTTTATGCCGGCCCCGGGCACCATCACCCGCTACGTCGAGCCCTCCGGCACCGGTGTCCGCGTGGATAGTGGTGTGCGCGCAGGCAACGTCATCGGCGGCCAATTCGACTCCATGCTGGCCAAGCTCATCGTCACGGGCGAGACCCGCGCCGAAGCCATCCAGCGCGCCCGCCGCGCCCTCGACGAATACGTCGTCGACGGTCTGCCCACCGTCATCCCGTTCCACCAGGCAGTGCTGAAAGACCCGGCATTCGTGGGCGACGAGAACGGCTTCCGCGTCTACACCCGCTGGATCGAAGAAGAATTCACCGCCGACATTCCCGCGTACCAGGACAACGACGAGGAAGGCGACGAGCCAACCGCTAACCGCACCTACGCGGTGGAGATCGACGGCCGCCGCATCGAAGTCGCCCTCCCCGCCTCCCTGGTGATCGGGAACGGAGCGAAGCGGAAGTCCAAGAAGCGCCGCTCCGCCGGTGCCGCCCTGTCCGGAGATGCGGTGCCCGCACCGATGCAGGGCACGGTGGTGAAGGTCAATGTCTCGGAAGGGGACGCCGTGAGCGAGGGCGACATCCTCCTGGTCCTCGAAGCGATGAAGATGGAGAACCCCGTCAAGGCCCACAAGGCTGGCACGGTGAAGGGGCTCGCCGTTGAGCAAGGCGAACAGGTGAACAAGACTGCCGTGCTCCTGGAGATCCGTTAG
- a CDS encoding GMC family oxidoreductase: protein MTIRDSYDYIVIGGGSSGAAVAARLSENPDVTVALLEAGPDDRDYDEVLSLKRWPELLESGLDWDYPIEEQENGNSFMRHARAKVLGGCSSHNSCIAFHTPAEDLEIWEKLGANDWSPENILPLIKKLETNSREGDQYGHDGPVEIMDVPQVDPVGTAVLDACEEAGLPRKKFNTGETVKHGAEFFQINSHGDNTRASSAVSYLHPNENRENLDILTGMWVTRILFDDDNTATGVEYLADAFNRKATISANKEVIISAGAINTPQLLMLSGIGPREHLEEFNIDVRVDAPGVGSNLQDHPEAVIQFESKVPMVRDSTQWWEIGIFTQIDDDTDLPDLMMHYGCTPFDMHTARQGYPQSDEAFALTPNVCHARSRGTVRLRSNDYRDKPKVDPRYFTDEEGYDMRIAVEGIKLARKIASQPALKDIVARELSPGADVQTDEEIADYISKTHNTVYHPVGTVRMGSDDDEMSPLDPQLRVKGVKNLRVADASVMPQIVAINPNITCYVIGERAAQLIAGEA from the coding sequence ATGACTATTCGCGATTCCTACGACTACATCGTTATCGGCGGCGGTTCCTCCGGCGCAGCTGTAGCCGCCCGCCTGTCCGAGAACCCCGACGTCACCGTCGCCCTCCTCGAAGCGGGCCCCGACGACCGCGACTACGACGAGGTCCTGTCCCTGAAGCGCTGGCCCGAACTGCTTGAATCCGGACTGGACTGGGACTACCCCATCGAAGAGCAGGAGAACGGCAACTCGTTCATGCGCCACGCCCGCGCGAAGGTGCTCGGCGGCTGTTCCTCCCACAACTCCTGCATCGCCTTCCACACCCCGGCTGAGGACTTGGAGATCTGGGAGAAGCTCGGCGCCAATGACTGGTCCCCGGAGAACATCCTCCCTTTGATCAAGAAGCTGGAGACCAACTCCCGCGAGGGTGACCAGTACGGCCACGACGGCCCGGTCGAAATCATGGACGTCCCGCAGGTCGACCCGGTGGGCACCGCTGTGCTCGACGCGTGCGAGGAAGCAGGGCTGCCGCGCAAAAAGTTCAACACCGGCGAAACCGTCAAGCACGGCGCGGAGTTCTTCCAGATCAACTCCCACGGCGACAACACCCGCGCATCCTCCGCCGTGTCCTACTTACACCCCAACGAGAACCGCGAGAACCTCGACATTCTCACCGGTATGTGGGTCACCCGCATTCTTTTCGACGATGACAACACCGCCACCGGTGTCGAGTACCTCGCCGACGCTTTCAACCGCAAGGCCACCATCAGCGCCAACAAGGAAGTCATCATTTCCGCCGGCGCAATCAACACACCGCAGTTGCTCATGCTCTCCGGCATCGGCCCGCGCGAGCACCTCGAGGAGTTCAACATCGACGTGCGTGTCGACGCCCCCGGTGTCGGATCCAACCTCCAGGACCACCCGGAAGCTGTGATCCAGTTCGAGTCCAAAGTGCCGATGGTGCGCGATTCCACCCAGTGGTGGGAGATCGGCATCTTCACCCAGATCGACGACGACACCGATTTGCCGGACTTGATGATGCACTACGGCTGCACCCCCTTCGACATGCACACCGCACGTCAGGGCTACCCGCAGTCCGACGAAGCTTTCGCACTGACCCCGAATGTTTGCCACGCCCGCTCCCGCGGCACCGTCCGCCTGCGCTCCAACGACTACCGCGACAAGCCCAAGGTCGACCCGCGCTATTTCACCGATGAAGAGGGCTACGACATGCGCATCGCTGTCGAGGGCATCAAGCTGGCCCGCAAGATCGCCAGCCAGCCGGCCCTCAAGGACATTGTCGCCCGCGAGCTCTCCCCCGGCGCGGACGTGCAGACCGACGAGGAGATCGCCGACTACATCTCCAAGACCCACAACACCGTCTACCACCCGGTGGGCACCGTACGCATGGGTTCCGATGACGACGAGATGTCCCCGCTCGACCCGCAGCTGCGTGTCAAGGGCGTCAAGAACCTCCGCGTCGCCGATGCTTCGGTCATGCCGCAGATCGTGGCCATCAATCCGAACATCACCTGCTACGTCATCGGTGAGCGCGCAGCTCAGCTGATCGCCGGCGAGGCGTAA
- a CDS encoding DUF4282 domain-containing protein codes for MSTPYNPENSSNQDSGSNSSNTSGSESTGTSSYGSSDSFGSADSFGSYGAASASSSSTGADENASGAYGSTGFGAPATGSYGNGSYDTGSYGAGSYGTGSYGTDSASIDGQTGTGSSTTDASGSTGSTAASSSSSTGAASSQDAFGFGSYGQTTYPAQSAQAAPAAQPTQTAQTAQVQPGQTGFGEQGYQAAAPAQYGSDYQVGYPGQPVGGPIQPQQKSFFASLFDFSFRHFVTDDFAKALYIILIVTQAVIWVMGLVGAIVGTVATFGVGFIAIFLWLIFGTLWTLLNIIFGRVTLEFFISIVRLYHNSETIMQQNQRLIQLAEQDK; via the coding sequence ATGTCTACCCCGTACAACCCTGAGAACTCCTCGAACCAGGACAGCGGCTCTAACTCGTCGAACACCTCCGGATCGGAGAGCACAGGCACCTCGTCCTACGGTTCGTCTGATTCGTTCGGGTCGGCTGACTCCTTCGGTTCCTACGGTGCGGCGTCCGCCAGCTCCAGCTCCACCGGGGCAGACGAGAACGCCTCCGGCGCGTACGGCTCCACCGGCTTCGGCGCACCTGCCACCGGTTCCTACGGCAACGGCTCCTACGACACCGGCTCCTACGGTGCAGGTTCGTACGGCACTGGCTCCTACGGCACCGACTCGGCGAGCATCGACGGCCAGACCGGTACCGGCTCGAGCACCACCGATGCCTCCGGTTCCACCGGTTCCACCGCAGCGAGCTCCTCGTCTTCCACTGGCGCCGCTTCGAGCCAGGACGCTTTCGGCTTCGGCTCCTATGGCCAGACCACGTACCCGGCACAGTCGGCCCAGGCCGCCCCGGCTGCGCAGCCCACCCAGACTGCACAGACCGCCCAGGTCCAGCCCGGACAGACCGGTTTCGGTGAGCAGGGCTACCAGGCGGCCGCTCCCGCGCAGTACGGCTCCGACTACCAGGTCGGTTACCCGGGCCAGCCTGTCGGTGGCCCGATCCAGCCGCAGCAGAAGAGCTTCTTCGCGTCGCTGTTCGATTTCAGCTTCCGCCACTTTGTCACCGACGACTTTGCCAAGGCGCTCTACATCATCCTGATTGTCACCCAGGCCGTCATTTGGGTCATGGGTCTCGTCGGCGCGATCGTGGGCACGGTGGCCACCTTCGGCGTCGGCTTCATTGCTATCTTCCTCTGGCTCATCTTCGGCACTCTGTGGACCCTGCTGAACATTATCTTCGGCCGCGTGACGCTTGAGTTCTTCATCTCAATCGTCCGCTTGTACCACAATTCCGAGACGATCATGCAGCAGAACCAGCGCCTTATCCAGCTCGCTGAGCAGGATAAGTAA
- a CDS encoding GNAT family N-acetyltransferase has protein sequence MEFNLKPATESDRTYIRRLHYLADVFGDESKPLGCGRDKVKAFVDDWSPNDDGGWIAHDQDQTPAGGIWLRYWEEGDTTSAANMGPDVPELVLAVEERSHGYGLSAVLLHSVCELAIDQGAKRIALEVMPDNKRARHVYEKFGFVPTAENPNVMYRELA, from the coding sequence ATGGAATTCAATCTGAAGCCTGCCACCGAATCGGACCGCACCTACATCCGCCGTCTGCACTACTTGGCGGATGTGTTCGGGGACGAGTCCAAGCCGCTTGGCTGCGGCCGAGACAAGGTCAAGGCCTTCGTCGATGACTGGTCTCCGAACGACGACGGCGGCTGGATCGCCCATGACCAGGATCAAACTCCGGCTGGCGGCATCTGGCTACGCTACTGGGAAGAAGGCGACACCACCAGTGCGGCCAACATGGGCCCGGATGTGCCTGAGCTGGTCCTCGCCGTGGAGGAGCGCTCCCACGGCTACGGTCTTAGCGCAGTGTTGTTGCACTCCGTCTGTGAGCTGGCAATCGACCAGGGCGCGAAGCGCATCGCTCTAGAGGTCATGCCCGATAACAAACGCGCACGCCACGTGTATGAGAAATTCGGATTCGTCCCCACCGCGGAGAACCCGAATGTTATGTACCGCGAATTGGCATAA
- a CDS encoding sulfurtransferase: MGIPADPFPQFQDFAHPEKFVSASWLSARLGVDGLRVVESDEDAFLYDIGHIPGAVRIDWHKDLNDEVVRDFIDGEAFAELMNARGIGREDTVVIYGDHNNWWAAYTAWVFELFGHPDVRILDGGRDAWMGEERDTSFAVPEYPPQDYPVVERMDKPWRTFVDEVRDRDAGSMLIDVRGPEYYAGSETELEQDRTRVFPVLRHGHIPGAVNHPWGDAVHPNGRVKDYKAIAAAYAGIPANAPVITYSGNGQSAAHTWFILRHVLGHENVSLYDGSWYEWGNMVRMPIDKS; the protein is encoded by the coding sequence ATGGGAATTCCCGCAGATCCGTTCCCGCAATTCCAGGACTTCGCGCACCCGGAGAAATTCGTCTCCGCCTCCTGGCTGTCGGCTCGTCTGGGAGTGGACGGCCTGCGGGTGGTCGAGTCCGACGAGGATGCCTTCCTCTACGACATCGGCCACATTCCCGGTGCGGTGCGCATCGACTGGCACAAGGACCTCAACGACGAGGTGGTGCGCGATTTCATCGACGGTGAAGCGTTCGCCGAGCTGATGAACGCCCGGGGCATCGGCCGCGAAGACACGGTGGTCATTTACGGCGACCACAACAACTGGTGGGCTGCGTACACCGCGTGGGTCTTCGAACTGTTCGGCCACCCCGACGTGCGCATTTTGGACGGCGGCCGCGACGCATGGATGGGCGAGGAGCGCGACACGTCCTTCGCCGTGCCGGAGTACCCGCCGCAGGACTACCCGGTTGTCGAGCGCATGGATAAGCCGTGGCGCACGTTCGTCGACGAGGTCCGCGACCGCGACGCTGGCAGCATGCTTATCGACGTCCGCGGCCCCGAATACTACGCCGGCTCCGAGACCGAGCTGGAGCAGGACCGAACCCGCGTTTTCCCTGTTCTGCGCCACGGCCACATTCCGGGTGCGGTGAACCACCCGTGGGGTGATGCCGTCCACCCGAACGGACGAGTCAAGGATTATAAAGCGATCGCCGCCGCGTACGCGGGCATTCCCGCGAATGCCCCGGTGATCACGTACTCCGGCAACGGCCAATCCGCGGCGCACACCTGGTTCATCCTCCGGCACGTGCTCGGCCACGAGAACGTTTCCCTGTACGACGGCTCGTGGTACGAGTGGGGAAACATGGTGCGCATGCCGATCGATAAGAGCTAA
- a CDS encoding Cj0069 family protein yields MHKAIVVFEVEGGSDKSFDGHRKDTMPIVNAIKEKGWNSEVVYFRPEWSEDIFKYVSENFDAYISRVNPGNIPGGEKGYFDLLTRLSEAGLVGMSTPEEMVSYGAKDALVKLNKTDLVPEDTAAYYDVESFHETFPTSLSYGERVLKQNRGSTGSGIWRVRLADESLAESVEPGTALPLDTKLKCTEAVDNHTEDRELGEFMDFCDQYIIGDNGMLVDMRFMPRIVEGEIRILLVGPHPVFVVHKKPAEGGDAFSATLFSGAKYTYNKPEEWQELVDMFAEARPVIAENLGGDNIPLIWTADFMLADDDETGEDTYVLGEINCSCVGFTSELDMGIQEMVAEEAIKRVEEKNA; encoded by the coding sequence GTGCACAAGGCAATCGTCGTCTTCGAGGTTGAAGGCGGTTCCGACAAGTCCTTCGACGGCCACCGCAAGGACACTATGCCCATCGTCAACGCCATCAAGGAGAAGGGCTGGAACTCCGAGGTCGTGTACTTCCGCCCGGAGTGGTCCGAGGACATCTTTAAGTACGTCTCCGAGAACTTCGATGCGTACATCTCCCGCGTGAACCCGGGCAACATCCCGGGCGGCGAGAAGGGTTACTTCGACCTGCTCACCCGCCTCTCCGAGGCAGGCCTTGTGGGCATGTCCACCCCGGAAGAAATGGTTTCCTACGGTGCCAAGGACGCCCTGGTCAAGCTGAACAAGACCGACCTGGTGCCGGAAGACACCGCTGCCTACTACGACGTCGAGTCCTTCCACGAGACGTTCCCGACCTCCCTGTCCTACGGTGAGCGCGTGCTGAAGCAGAACCGCGGCTCCACCGGCTCCGGCATCTGGCGTGTCCGTCTCGCTGACGAGTCCCTCGCCGAGTCCGTCGAGCCGGGCACCGCTCTGCCGCTGGACACCAAGCTCAAGTGCACCGAGGCTGTGGACAACCACACCGAGGACCGCGAGCTGGGCGAGTTCATGGACTTCTGCGACCAGTACATCATCGGCGACAACGGCATGCTCGTGGATATGCGCTTCATGCCGCGCATCGTCGAGGGTGAGATCCGCATCCTCCTCGTGGGCCCGCACCCGGTCTTCGTCGTGCACAAGAAACCGGCCGAGGGCGGCGACGCGTTCTCCGCGACCCTGTTCTCGGGCGCTAAGTACACCTACAACAAGCCGGAGGAGTGGCAGGAGCTCGTCGACATGTTCGCCGAGGCCCGCCCGGTCATCGCCGAGAACCTCGGCGGCGACAACATCCCGCTGATTTGGACCGCTGACTTCATGCTCGCCGATGACGACGAGACCGGCGAGGACACCTACGTCCTCGGCGAGATCAACTGCTCCTGCGTTGGCTTCACCTCCGAGCTGGACATGGGCATCCAGGAAATGGTTGCCGAGGAGGCCATCAAGCGCGTCGAGGAGAAGAACGCCTAA
- a CDS encoding aldehyde dehydrogenase family protein, protein MPQAKTLFIDGEWVPAENGATREIYCPADGREVGTVSEGTSGDAERAVLAARAAFDKGEWRNTPAAERGDFLIKVGDELLRRKDEFANAEALDTGKRLVEAEGDMEDIANCFRYFGKVADSNPGRLVDAGDDTVIDRVVNEPIGVCGMITPWNFPLLQASWKIAPAIAAGNTFVIKPSELTPHTTIKIVELMDELGLPKGVANVVTGDGANVGSVLSSHPEVNLVSFTGGLETGRIIAKSAAEGVKQVALELGGKNPNVIFADADYDAALDNALNAAFMDSGLVCSAGTRLIIHESIAERFVDDLVARAKDIVMGGPFDEKAETGPLISKEHRDKVTDYVERGIKAGARLRCGHDWGGEEHKDGFFYSPTVLDQCSSDNPAVQEEGFGPVITVESFSTEEEAIATANDTEYGLAGAVWTSDMGTANRVSRGLQHGTIWINDYHPYIPQAEWGGFKMSGIGRELGHTGLEEYQQSKHIYHNTEPAVTGWFPNKQS, encoded by the coding sequence ATGCCACAGGCGAAGACCTTGTTCATTGACGGTGAGTGGGTGCCGGCCGAAAACGGCGCGACCCGCGAGATTTACTGCCCGGCCGACGGCCGCGAAGTGGGCACGGTTTCCGAGGGCACATCCGGCGACGCCGAGCGCGCTGTCCTGGCCGCCCGCGCCGCCTTCGACAAAGGCGAGTGGCGCAACACTCCCGCTGCCGAGCGCGGCGACTTCCTGATCAAGGTGGGCGACGAGCTTCTGCGCCGAAAGGATGAATTCGCCAACGCTGAGGCATTAGACACCGGCAAACGCCTCGTCGAGGCGGAGGGCGATATGGAAGACATCGCCAACTGCTTCCGCTACTTCGGCAAAGTCGCCGATTCCAACCCGGGCCGGCTTGTCGACGCCGGCGACGACACCGTCATCGACCGCGTCGTCAACGAGCCGATCGGTGTCTGCGGAATGATCACCCCGTGGAACTTCCCGCTACTCCAGGCATCGTGGAAGATCGCACCGGCCATCGCCGCGGGCAACACCTTCGTGATCAAGCCCTCCGAGCTCACCCCGCACACCACCATCAAGATCGTCGAGCTTATGGACGAGCTCGGCCTGCCGAAGGGCGTGGCCAATGTGGTCACCGGCGACGGTGCGAATGTCGGTTCCGTGCTCTCCTCTCACCCGGAGGTGAACCTCGTCTCCTTCACCGGCGGCCTGGAAACCGGCCGCATCATCGCCAAGTCCGCCGCCGAGGGCGTGAAGCAGGTCGCGCTCGAGCTGGGCGGAAAGAACCCGAACGTCATCTTCGCCGACGCTGACTACGACGCGGCGCTGGACAACGCCCTCAACGCCGCGTTCATGGATTCCGGCCTCGTTTGCTCCGCCGGCACCCGCCTGATCATCCACGAGTCCATCGCCGAGCGCTTCGTCGACGACCTCGTCGCCCGCGCCAAGGACATTGTCATGGGCGGCCCCTTCGACGAGAAAGCCGAGACGGGCCCGCTGATTTCCAAGGAGCACCGCGACAAGGTCACCGACTACGTCGAGCGCGGCATCAAAGCCGGCGCCCGCCTGCGCTGCGGCCACGACTGGGGCGGCGAAGAGCACAAGGACGGCTTCTTCTACTCCCCGACCGTCCTGGACCAGTGCTCCAGCGACAACCCGGCCGTGCAAGAAGAAGGTTTCGGCCCCGTTATCACCGTGGAGAGCTTCTCCACCGAGGAAGAAGCCATCGCCACCGCCAACGACACCGAATACGGTTTGGCCGGCGCAGTGTGGACCTCCGACATGGGCACCGCTAACCGCGTTTCCCGCGGCCTGCAGCACGGCACCATCTGGATCAACGACTACCACCCCTACATTCCGCAGGCGGAGTGGGGTGGTTTCAAGATGTCCGGCATCGGCCGCGAGCTCGGCCACACCGGCTTGGAGGAGTACCAGCAGTCCAAGCACATCTACCACAACACCGAGCCCGCAGTGACCGGCTGGTTCCCGAACAAACAGTCCTAA